GTATGGATATTGGAACTGCTAAAATTTCCCCAAAAGAAATGGAAGGAGTTTCCCATCATTTAATAGACATAAGAAATCCAGATGAGTCTTATTCGGTTGCTGATTTTACAGAGCAAGTGAAAGAAGCGGCTCATCAAATTCTAATCCGTGGGAATCGCCCTATTGTTGCTGGTGGGACAGGACTTTATATTCAAGCTTTACTTGATGACTATCAATTTGAAGAGAAGCAATCGGATTCTAATGTGCGTTTGAATTTGGAAAATGAGGCAAATCAACTTGGTATTGAGCATTTATATGAAAGACTCAAAAATATTGATCCAAAGGAAGCAAAAAAAATTCCAATACAAAATAAACGACGTATTATTCGTGCTTTAGAAATATTTGAATTAACCGGGAAAACAAAAAGTGAGTGGAATAATAAGGAGTCTCAATCTCATATATTTGAGCATTCTATCCTTATTGGACTTGAGATGGATAGAACAATTTTATATGATAGAATCAATAACCGTGTGGATCAAATGGTGGAAGATGGACTTATAGATGAGGTGTTTTCTTTCTATAAGCTTGGATTTGCTGATCTTCAATCAATGAAAGGGATAGGTTATAAAGAATTTATTCCGTATTTTAAGGGGGAGTGGACGAAAGAGGAGGCAATTGACCGACTGAAAAGAAATTCCAGGAGATTTGCGAAGAGACAAATGACATGGTTCAAAAATAAAATGGACGTACAATGGTATACCATCTCTCCTGAACATTATTCTGAAAACTTCCAAAAAATTTTGGATGATTTAGCAGGAATGATCAAAGAAAAGGAGAAGTAAACATTTAGATAGAAAAGAGGAGGAAGAATCATG
This genomic window from Bacillaceae bacterium S4-13-56 contains:
- the miaA gene encoding tRNA (adenosine(37)-N6)-dimethylallyltransferase MiaA, giving the protein MISPIIIVGPTAVGKTKLSIEVAKAFQGEVISGDSMQVYKGMDIGTAKISPKEMEGVSHHLIDIRNPDESYSVADFTEQVKEAAHQILIRGNRPIVAGGTGLYIQALLDDYQFEEKQSDSNVRLNLENEANQLGIEHLYERLKNIDPKEAKKIPIQNKRRIIRALEIFELTGKTKSEWNNKESQSHIFEHSILIGLEMDRTILYDRINNRVDQMVEDGLIDEVFSFYKLGFADLQSMKGIGYKEFIPYFKGEWTKEEAIDRLKRNSRRFAKRQMTWFKNKMDVQWYTISPEHYSENFQKILDDLAGMIKEKEK